In one Tachysurus vachellii isolate PV-2020 chromosome 24, HZAU_Pvac_v1, whole genome shotgun sequence genomic region, the following are encoded:
- the atp5pf gene encoding ATP synthase-coupling factor 6, mitochondrial, with protein MALRRLFQLSSVFRSAVTVTLRRNIGISAVLFNKAKALDPVQKVFLDKIHEYNVKSKSSGGVVDGGQSYQKNMTEEISKLQRLYGGGDMTKFPDFKFTEPKLEEVAK; from the exons ATGGCGCTCCGTCGGCTCTTTCAGCTCTCCTCAGTCTTCCGCTCGGCTGTGACTGTGACTCTGCGCAGGAACATCGGCATCTCTGCCGTCCTTTTTAACAAGGCGAAGGCTCTGGACCCTGTACAGAAAGTCTTTCTGGACAAAATCCACGAGTACAACGTCAAGAGCAA GAGCTCAGGTGGAGTGGTTGATGGTGGTCAGAGCTACCAGAAGAATATGACAGAAGAGATAAGCAAACTGCAAAGGTTATATGGAGGAGGCGACATGACTAAATTCCCAGACTTCAAATTCACAG AGCCCAAGCTGGAAGAGGTGGCCAAGTGA